The genomic stretch ACAATTTCTATCCAAATGCGGCGGACAATATGTTACTTGTAAGTAATTCTTtctataattttttttgtttgctatttaattATTTTTACCAACCTTTACATGTTTgctatttaattatttttaacaACCTTTGTATAATTTGTTATTTGTTCAATTTTGTAGAGTCAAGGTCATGTATACAACTATGAACGTGCCACAACTATGCTTGGTGAGATGCCGGATGGTGTGCCACTATCACATGTAAACATGGTGAAAGAAATGCAGTCAATGTCACTCGAGTGCTTGCAACGGACGGGACACGGGCATCTAATCCTACCTACCGAGGCCGATCATCCAAGCCCTCCACACAATGAACCTCGAAGATATGACTTACGACACCGAGCGGTTCAACTTACCCCTATCCAAGAGGAGGCGACACCGAGCGGTTCAACTTCAAGACAAAAAGGAAAGAGGCCACGCTCGAGATTGGCCTAAGATTAGTTTGATTTCAAAGTAAAATTAGTTGGAATTGTTAACAATGTAAAACACTTTTAGCTACTTTGTTTGAACTTTAGATTTGGTACCTTATAAGTACTTTGTATGCACTATCTTTTATTTTAcgttttcaatcaaatgaaacATGTTTTCGGAAATTCAAtcatgtgtgtgtgtgattgttcaTGCTGAGTTTGGAGCTTTATTTGCAGGTTTATTGTATTTGGTCCCAAATCGTGGGTGGGAGGTAGTGTTTGTAAttctgacttttttttttttcaaaaacttagGAAAGCCGCTAAGGTCCTCTCGGCGGCTtaggggttttttttttttttgtgaaaattaCACAAAGCCGCTAAGAACCTCAGCGGCTTTGTCTGTTTTTTTCGCATTTACGAGTCCAGAGCTCTTTGGATTGCTTGacatttttttttccaatttcctCATGTAAAGCCGCTAAGAACCTCAGCGTCTTATggtgtttgctttttttttttaaaagttgaCAAAGCCGCTAAGAACATTAGCGGCTTTTTTGAAAATCTGCGAAAAAAAAtaaagtgatgacgtggacactaGAAACGTAAATAATTTCAACTCAACGCTAATTATCTAATTAGTTTGCTTAATAACGCTAATAAACCAATAAATTCTATAGAATGTGGGGGACCCATATGCAGCCAAATTTATAAAATTCATCAGCCAACAGAAAACCTTGAAAAAAACTTAGCTTTTATACTACGTAGATATCGATCATAACAGTaaaaaaaaagtgaaagaaaTTACCTCAGCTTTTTTCTTAACCTTAGCAGCTGCAGCTTCGGCTTTTGCATTGACAAACCTCCATTGAACCAGTGTACTACACATAATTTTGTACTGATGATATTCTTCTTCTTGAGCTGAAGTTACCTTTTTCTGCTTATTAAATAACTTAAGGACCCCACTAACAGCTTTCACCTTCGGAGAGTCTGGTGGCGTCATGGGTGGACCGGGAAATGACCGGCTGGGCGACAAGGCCCACGATGATGGGGAGCCAGGCAATGTTTTTTCTCCACCTTTTGCATTCACATTTTGAGACGAAGACGACCTGAATAACTTAGCCAAATTGGTCTGACGAACAAAATTGCTCTTTTGATCACCTCTGCTTTCGAAACTTAGTCTCCTTTGAGGACTCTCGAGAGTCTTTGATATAGGAATGGTGACGTAGTTTTGTTCATCGTCTTTCTTTCTGGTAGGGGTAGCGCCCCGAGACTTGGTCGTGGACCTTGAACGATGGATAGACGGTCGTGGAGACGTGGTGGCGGACCTTGTAGTTCGTGTGATGGGTATCTGAGGTGAAGCTGGCCTTGATAGGGCAAGAGCTTGAATTTCTGGAAGGGAGACTGATGAGGACCGGTTTAAGGACTGTTGAGGAGAGTTGGGTCGAATGGCTTGGATTTCGGCTAGAGAAGGATTTGACCTACCATTGCTGCTCCGACTGAGACGTGGTGAGCGTGGAATCCCGGCTGATTGGAGACGACGTATTTTGGAGTTGGTGGcagtggttgtggttgtggtttcCATTTTGGAAAAGAGTAGAGATGATATCGGTGTTAGATTGTTTTGAAGTATCGATAAATTTGGTGTGTTATATTGGGATCTAAGAAACTATAGTGGTGGGAGTGTTGCATGAATACAGAAGACTTGGGTGCACGTTTAAATGGAAGAAAATAAGACGGCAAAGTCTTAAAACATTCAATAGTTCCATACTATTAGCAATGTCAAGGTTTGCCACTAAGTTAGGAAGTGTCAATTCTGATTTCTAAGGTACAACTGGACGATTGCCGGCTTGATGACTATTTCCATGCCGGAAATACCAGGAAACTATCGGAAGACGAGACAGCATAACTGATACTGTTTATGAAAGAGATGTTCAAACCAATAATTGCTTAACTGAATGCGACTAAATTTCATCACAGAATCCAATAAAATCAGAGTTGATAATCATAATCTTACTGCAGTACAATATTTAACTTAAGTTTGAACAAGGGGTAACGACGAGTGCAAATTCTAGAACCCAATCGAAATTACAAGAGAGAAATTGAGAATACAACTGAAGCATTCGGTGCATTCAACTTTGAAATCCTACAAGACAGGACAGGACATCTACCATGAACCCTCGGCACTAGCAGTGGGATTTTTGAATGCAGCAAAATCCCAATATGTCTTCAATGAGTAGGGTGGAGATATGGACACATCGCCTTCGGTGATTTTTGCAATCTAAACaagaaaaattaaaataaaagaataagaaacaaattgaatgatttaaagAAGCAAAAAATTGCAAGTAAATTAAACAATCAACTCAAGTATTCAACAGAAATGACCGTGACAATATGACAGTAATGAACTAATGACTAATGAATGTAAGATATATATAAAACTAAGTAATTTAGAGGAAAAGAACGCAACTTTTCGATCAAAACATATCAAAATAGCCTAGAATACTGAATCgtatttttgatattatgaagACCTGACACATTTTCTCCCAAAAATTACAAAAGAAGTATATCCACCTCAATACCTTTCTGTTTAACGGCATCATACAAATAGCTTACACATTAAAATTCAGGAATCAAAATAATCTGTACATACACAACCAGGAGACATATTTGTAGAATTCAGGTATCAAGAAAATACCAGTATCTGTGTTTTAAGTTTTAACCTACTAATCTACTACCCTAAAAGATTGATTACTTTTAGTTAGTGCTTAATTTTAATGATAAAATGGAACATATCCTAAATTTCCCTCTTCACTAAATGGAAATTTTATCCTCCCATTTGACCCCACTCAATATGCATGTTGTGAGCATGTGACTTAGCAAAATCGTAAAAACTATTTGGCGTTGAAGTACACATTTACAATAGATGCATAGCAATTCAACATTTCGGGAAAAAAAAATAGACCTATTAAAGCTGACGTACATAAGAGGTTCAAGTTTTTGGGACAAACCAAAACGTTAATGTTGTCCGTAAATATGGAATGACGAGAAATATTTATAGGATTATGTAGCACAGTGTAACAAAGCGCACAAACAATGCAGGCTCTAGCGATTTGGACGTTGGAGCATAATGAATACATAAGCTAAAAGCTTTGGGGGGCTTAAATCATTTATTTGACGGCTAACTCCTTAAATTTTCCACAAAATAATAACTTGGAACTAACATTACGAGATTTTCTCAATTCACATGGTTGGTAAACAACCAAGTATGCTTTCATTAGATTGTCAGAAGAGCAATCTCAGGTACTAATGATGTCACAAAAAATTGAAGTTGAGAAAGGACAGAGAAAAAACCTGGAGCTTGTTAACAGCTGATCGATCACGATATAAAAGGACGCGCATGCATTTTTCGAGCAACCTAACACCATCTTCAAAACTGAGGTCTTCCTTCCACTCATCTCGAAGAATTGGAACTGCGAGGTGATTGCCAAATCCAGTTGCAACATGATTGTCTTGATAGTGCACACCAATCATATTGACCTACAGCAACCATTTCAGTCAATAACATATTTGAATATAATATCATCGCTGAGGATTAAAACCCTCGTTCAAAAGGTAAAAAGAAAATTCTCTACATAACAAGTTCATTATCAGAAAATAACTTTTAACTGTATTGAGACTAGTGACAGCAGGACTCACAGTTCCAAGGTATTTTTCTCCATTTTTCACTCCTCCAAGAACAAGAGAGTTCCACAACGGGTTGAACTTGTTACGTCGGTTATACATCACACGCGTCAAGTAGCTGTGAATTTCCTTAGGCCCTAGGGAATTTCCATCATCCCACATGTTATCTTGAAGGCTGCAAGCATCAAACAAGTAAAAAGTGATCACCAACACAGAAGCGTGAGCATATCCtcatatatactttaactatggAGGGAATCAAGCTAAATGCTAACCCTGAAAAAATATATTATCCAGAGAGAGCCAAGCTAAATGCTGACCCTCGTTGTTTCCATTTTCTCTTTTGAGTTCAAATGTCAAAAGCTAAACCTTTGTTTCAAACTTTCAATACAAAAGAGTGGAGGGAAAGTGAGCCAATGCCATCTCCAAATCATTCCTATGTTAAAGAGATTTTAATGTGCCTTGTAGGGGAAATGGAAGGATCTACTCCCCACCCCCACCCCCACCCCACCCACGCCATTTCCCTCAAATTTAATTTTGCCAAAGCAACAAAGGAAGTTGGTCCCGTCCCTTTCCATCCTAATCCTCCCATCCAAATAAACGGCAACTGTCAGATGTACTTACTATTAAAGACAGTGAAGTAAAACAAACTCACGTGAGGTCATCCAAATAGCGCAGAAGCTCCTGAAAATCACTTATTTCCCCACTGGCACCCAGGAGTGAATGTTTACCAATAGCCTTCAATCTCTCCACGCTCTTATAACGCAGAGTGGAACCATAAGAACCTGACATGTAAGCAAATGCTTTTGTTAGAGGATTTCTAATCTTTGCAATACTTGCAGATTATTACGTGTCGTATCAGATAAACCCATACAATTTGTGGTTAAACAACAGAGCATGGAATTGTGAATATTTACAAAAAGGACACCAGCAAATTGGCATGACAACTACAGTTAATGGGTCTGATGTGACATTAAAGTGGCATGAAATTACGACTAGCTAAAACTAATTCCACTTAAAGCAGCATATGGAAGAGAATGGCAGCACTTGAAGTAACTTAGACAGTTAGACGTGGGTCATGATCAACACCACACAACATCTCCTTTTAACACTTTCACAATTACAATATTATATGTCAACGAGTTAATAGATAGTTCACACTTCACAGACGCCGTTGATAAAGCTGTTACCTCCACAACAGCATGTAAAAACCTATTGCAGTTGTCAATGAATAAGCCTAGTAAAACCAATATATTATCtcaaacttgatgattgatacgCCACACACAAGTCAGTCTTGAATAAGACCGTCTCACAGTGAAGACAACACGAATCAatcattggcatttgacattaCTCGACTAGCTATATGAATAATGAGGCAGTGGCAGAGAGAGGATCAATTAAAATATGAATTTTTAGTTAAAAGTTTTCGTTCCTTTAAACATCATATAATATTGCATTACTAGTTCCTTTAAATTTTTCAATCTATGTTCAGATCTTCTAACTTCAGATCCTAGCTCTGCCAGTGAGTGAGATGGTCTTGTATCACTCCGGAAAATTCAGATACAAAGAGAAAGACAGCAACTTTTATTGAAAGatcatataaaaaataaaatctaACCTCCCATATCAGCAGCAATGAGAATTCCATCCTTATACTTGATGCCAATAATCGAAGTTCCGGTCACATACGGATACCTACACAGTAAAAATTACAACTCTAGTCAAACAACTAATCACACAACACGCTAAAAAGCGAGAACTTTCAGTTGAAAACACTTAAATCAACAGCAATAAACCGAACGAAACTCAATCCTAGATTATTCTTTAATTTAATTAGAGTCGAGAGATTGAAGAAGATAAACCCTAAGAAGCGAAAATTGTGACACATTCAACTCCATTAATACAACAATTACCGCAATTAGCTCCAAATCAAACTAATCACACAAAACACTTAAAAACGGGAACTTTCAGTTGAAAACACTTAAATCAGCAGCAATATACCTAATGAACATCAACTTTAGGGTTATTTTTTAATCTAATTGCAGCCGATTGTTGGAAGATAAACCCTAAGAAGCAAAAATTGCGACGCATTCAACTCCATTCATACAACCAATTACAACAAATCAAATTAATCACACAAAACACCGAacgaaaatcaatcaaatattaatttaatttttaacctaattgaAACCGATTGAAGAAATTAAACCCTAAATTTCAAAAATTGAGAttaaatagagagagagagagggataATGGAAGAAGATATTACTGAGTACGCTGAATGTCGTCTACGAGTAAGGAATTCTTGGAGTTAGTGTCTTCCATTGTAGTAAAGCTTCAAGGTTTTGAGTTATGCGATCTAGTTTCTGTTAACTTTGTTCTGTACTTCTCGTGTCTCTTGTTTTTAAGGGGAGATTTCTTTTTGTTCAAGCTATTTGGGCCTTTATATATACTACACTCGTCACTAATTATTGTTTAAGATCGTTTTATAATTGTTTGacgattttattctataatttgtaAAATAACACTCGTCTTTTATACTTGAGGAAGGTACAAATTGTGTAAACAATCTCCTACTCCTATTCCTACTCAGGGGCGTCTAATACCCCGGGCGACCACAGGCGGCGGAACCGAGCCTCCAGTTTTGGCCACCGAATTTATAAGTTTTACTAATAAAATTCAATACAAACCTCCACATATAGTACACTTATACATTTATATTTAGGGCCTCATTTTTTTGTGGTGCACTGGGCCTCCATCTACTTTAAGACGCCCCTGTTCCTACTAGAGAAGTATGGTATTCTCGTTGGCCACTTTATATTTTGATTCAATTTAGATTTAAATAGACGAGTGTAAATATGATACAAAGTAGAAATTAACATTGTTTTACCTTAGTTGGTTTGGCAAGAAACTGACTACTGTTGTTAAATAACATTATAAGAATAAAACAAAAATGTACTCGTAACtcaaaaaattgaaattgattcaAAGGGAAATATATATGAAATGTCTCATACCAAATTAATAATCTCCTATATATAAAAGCTGGATTTTTTATAAGCAAATGATTGGCCGCTTGATTTAGGGGATAGGTGACCCCACCAACTTTAATTTTATTGTGATTTCAAGTGAGAAAGAAAaaatataactataaatgttaCTCCATAATTAGAGtttaattaaattaaactaaACAAACTTCAtctcccccaaaaaaaaaaaaaaaaaaaaaaaaaaaaaaaaaacttcatctttaatcatattttataatttataatgttcacaatataaatataaaatttatGTATTTGTAAGAAATATTTATATAGTTTGATTTTTTTCCTGTATAAAAATTGAAGTTAATTTCAAATTATTAACTCTAATTTTCCTAGtgaaaaatataatttaaaacaAAAGCATGGATACTTGCTAATTTCGTAAACATTGATGATAATTTTATTTATAACGTAAATCAATCATTCATACTATATTATATATTTAGGCAAATTGTATTTAGTCAAATTGTTGATAATTCGATCCCGTGCAATTATGCACGGGTTTTAAAAAACATGTGTGTGTTTGTATCATAATTTTAGATTAGTTTGAATGCACTAATCGAATCATTTCAAGTCTCATTGAATCATTAGTGCTAAAAAAAAAGGCTTCATCATAAAAGTGGTTGAATTAATCCTTTATGCGTTTTTCTCAATATAAAGGGAGTTACAAGGACAATTTTGATGCTGACAGGGTTCAAACCCAGGTCATGAGTATCACATCTCCAAGATCTACCAACTAAACTAGTTGAAAGGATTGGTCAATAAATTTAACATAGGTTCACATTTTACATGCTATGTTATTTCTTATATTGTGATTAGATAGTACTTCCTAGTTAGTTTGAATCATTTGAGACCGTGTCATAATGATTCTTTTATGGACAAGTTAGTTAGGGATTTAGGGCATGGCCAATTTTGGATGTGAACATATACATGTCATTTAGGGTTAGTTTGGGGATTTAGGTTTGCACATATTAACTAGTTTAGTTGGTAGATTTTGGAGATGTGGTATTCATAATCTGGGTTCGAACCCGCCAGTATCAAAATTACTCTTGTAACTCCCTTTACATCGGAAAAAAAACGCATTAAATGATAAAAGCATCCATGTTATATAGCTTATTCGATCTCTAATTAAAATCATcaagtctctcttgtgacggacATATCCGTCGCGAGAGCATCGCGATTTACCAAGAATACCCATTGTATTTAGATAAGACAAAAAGATTGCTACTCCTGGTATtcgcttttgtcttatctaccccacACGAAAGTAATATTCACTCAAATCATTCACTGCGATAATATGTAATGtgaaaatgagaatttgtgaattaaAATTGGATTAACTTTACCACAAAAGAAGGCTTTTTTGTTGTGTTACTTGTGTTGGGAGGGATAAATGTCGAAGGTTTGAAGCCCATCTACGCCACAACAATAACATCGTCGTCAGTCACACTTCCATTGATAGCACCAAATTATTTTGTTTGTTCTTCACTCAACAAAAAATAAAGATTGTATCTTTGATCTTCCAAAACTCCAAACATAGTCGTCAGTCATAGAACAATCCTCAACTGGGAATACCTTAATTACCAAATTGAAATTGGAAGGAATTGAGTATGGAAGATGTTGAACCCAGCAAAATCACAGCTTCTCCTCCATCAAATTCATTATCTTGGGATGATATTGACCTTGCTGAACGGTAATTTCccattaattaattcatttttacccTTTTGAATTTTCCTTCTTAGTAAATGATCATGATTGCGTATTCATTGTAGATTCAAATGTTAGTCAATGGGTCTCTTGTAAGACGGTTTTACGCTAATATTGTGTAAAGGTAGTTATCAAAAGTTTCCGTTTTTACTATATTCTTGTTTAAGACCGCCTTACCAAAGGATTTGTGTATTACTAAAGATTGCAACTTTGATTAGGAACAAGATTTGTAAATGACTtaaagggtgtgtttggatagcaaaagtggaaggaaagggaggggagggggaagggaaagggagagaagcggaggggagggggaatggagtgtggttgtttggatacaatttccctccataTCTTGCCTATTGGGGAGAAATTTTGATTAgacttggaggagggaaattggatccctccaaatccctccccctccatttccctccccctccatttccctccacccttatttCCTATCCAAACAAGGAATTTTGAATCTGCTACTCTCCCTccttttcttttccctccaaatctctcaatcCAAACATACCCTTAGGGTCTGTTTGGATaggaggatttggagggaaagagaggggagggaaaggaagggatgataaatcctttgtttggttagcaaaatggaggtggagggattttgaggggagggaaaatgaatCCATCCACTTCCCCCCTCCAAGCCAAATTATTTCCTCTTCAACAAAGGcaaaatttggagggaaaatgacctcctccattctccctccccttcccttccatccctttctcttccctccttctccctcccctcccttttcctccacttttgttatccaaacacacccttaggtaAAAGAGGGGAGATGGGATTACCCTTTGGAACACAATTAATTATCTTTAACCATTGGATTAGGGTTTGTTTGATTCACAAATTGGGGTGGGGTTGAAACCAAGAACTGGGATTAGTTTTATTCTCAATAGAATTTTCATCACTGGATAATTTGGAAATTAACTACtcccctccgtcccaatcatttgtttaccttttttattcactgcgaggggtattttaatcaaaggtaaccAAATAATTGTGATGAAGGTAGTGTGAAAGAGGAAAAGGTGCAAATATCCAATCTCCTTTGCCAACCGTAGGCGAGAGCCTTTGAGGCACTAGGGTTATGTACTGAGTAGATACTACTTGCATAAGGTTTTTTCTCAAGGAAGTTTTGATACGAATTCTACTCAAAAAGAATAGAACTCGTGAGTTTGCAGCGGAAACAATCAGATCGAACAGTTGGTTAAACTGTCTGTATAACGATTCTGGTATGATTTTAATCGAAAGTAACAGTCTCTGGAACTGTCTGTTAATGAATTCGGGAATCTGGTAATTTGCATCAAGTTTGCTGTTAACATAACCACTTCTCCGGTTAATGAGGTCGAACAACCTATTGGGACTATAAAGGAGGCATCAACCTTATTCAAATGTGTATGCGAATTCGTTGCACTGTGCAGGTACCTTGTTTGTGGAATGTTTGAGGACGCAGCAGATTTGGCCTCTTCAATTTTGACTCGTATACATGACAATGTATACGAAAACACCACGACTGAGATTGTTGACATGATAGAGTCCACGGCAATGGTGCTAGTCCAGGCATGGAGAGCATTTGGAAGGTATGTCCTGACTTGCTTCGGTTGTCTTATTAGTAGCTGTCATCTCATAGAAACATTATGGAAGTAACGGTACTTTTTAAAGTTGTCTCTTTTCggtattttttaaattttattatCTTATTGAAATTTAATTTTTATGTCAGGACGTCCGATTTGATGAATGAACTTGAGTGTTATTTTAGATCAGTGACTGAGATCCCTATTCAAGTTGTTCTGCACAGGTATTCTCTATTACCTTGTTTGCTGTATTTGAGGGCTGGATAAGGAATGCCAACAATTCGCAATGTTGTGGAGAGTATGGTACTTATGAAAGAGTATTAGTATTGAAACTAtagggaggggaggggaggggatcAAGGAGCAGAAGTGCATAAGTAAAAGGGCAGTTGTTAATAGAGCTCAAGCACCACTTACATTTGATCTCGATTAATTTTTTCTTCTTGCATACATCATTAAATGGTCGTTAGGTGTTGTGCCTGCTTTTGGCTTTCGTATCTTGTTAGACTTGCATAGACCATAGTTCTTAATGTTCTGATTTTGTTTTCTCAGTGCATGTATCCAAGTCTCAAGCGGGAATCCATCTGGAGTTTGCAAATTTCTCGAAAAATTTCTTGCCAAGTGGCAGTTCGAAAATGAGAGATATTATGCACTCACAAGTTTGAATTTAGAGAAAACTGATGCGGCAGCATGTGCTGAAGAATCTACTTTGGAAGTGGCTGAGTACCTTGAAGCCGTTGAATTTTATGCCTTTACACTCCTCGCTGGTGTTCTAAATGATGTTGATCATGCTATCTTATGGATTGAGAAGGCCCAATTACCTGAGGAATCACGGCAGGTGAGACATACCATCTTCTTTTCCTAATCCCCTTCTAGCTACCTATGGAGTATTCGAGAATTTAATGGCGCAACAGCGTATTATAAAATATAAACCATTAGGTTACTGGCTTACTGTCATATTATAAATCTCAGTTTATCTGTCATCTGTTTTGACATCTTTAATAAATAACAGAGAAATTGTTACTCACTGCATGCTTGAATATATGCGTAAATGTAACTTTGTTTGAAAGTATACAGTAAGTGTAGCTCCCTGATGAAATCTTTCTTTCTACTGCAAATTTTTTTGTGCCTTTAGGATTTTTTGAGGCGGCTTATCTCTCTGAATCATATGAAATCTACCAGTTCAAAGCAAGATGCTATTTCATCACCAGTAGCAGAAGAACCCGAATCCTACCCCCTATCTAAGAAAGAAATCAAACAGTCTGACAAGGCCCACAATTGTTTTCAGCAATCAAGGCTTGAAACAATCAATTTGGAGTAGGCTTCAGAACATCACCGCAAGATGTTACAAGTATCTTGATGCATCGAATGGGAGGATATTTTTGGGCTGTTTAATTTTCCTGACTTGCTACTTCATTCGGAAGAAACGTGAAACTATTATGAGGCAAGTCAACCTCTTCTTTATGAGCTTGTTTATTGTGCCTCCATTTAAGGTCCCCTTTGCCTCTCATCTTCGTTTTGTTTGTGAAATATTTCATGAGCTATAATCCAAGCCAAAAGAAGCCTGCTTTCATTGTCTCTTAGGTATTGAGGGTTCGTATTCATAACCTTAATTCAAAACCCGTCAACAACGAAATTACCCTTGTGAATTGTGACCCCTTTAACATACACAAAGAAAAACGAAAAT from Silene latifolia isolate original U9 population chromosome 5, ASM4854445v1, whole genome shotgun sequence encodes the following:
- the LOC141656538 gene encoding QWRF motif-containing protein 7-like; its protein translation is METTTTTTATNSKIRRLQSAGIPRSPRLSRSSNGRSNPSLAEIQAIRPNSPQQSLNRSSSVSLPEIQALALSRPASPQIPITRTTRSATTSPRPSIHRSRSTTKSRGATPTRKKDDEQNYVTIPISKTLESPQRRLSFESRGDQKSNFVRQTNLAKLFRSSSSQNVNAKGGEKTLPGSPSSWALSPSRSFPGPPMTPPDSPKVKAVSGVLKLFNKQKKVTSAQEEEYHQYKIMCSTLVQWRFVNAKAEAAAAKVKKKAEGKLFGLWLKLYKMRYAIAEKRMKVERLQQKVRLLEIVSPQIELLNEWEKLEKKNVEAIGRVTRKLSAYSTKLPLVNGAMAELVSLFDAMKLALEVMDNIEDTIIKFHFEAEKLSKMLRELIAMVEINMECFNILEKEIASMMSLEAHEKSLVVHLIQAHTKAEEAQRNCKLHLMRSFKNKETSSIFSMLNVS
- the LOC141656540 gene encoding proteasome subunit beta type-4-like, whose amino-acid sequence is MEDTNSKNSLLVDDIQRTQYPYVTGTSIIGIKYKDGILIAADMGGSYGSTLRYKSVERLKAIGKHSLLGASGEISDFQELLRYLDDLTLQDNMWDDGNSLGPKEIHSYLTRVMYNRRNKFNPLWNSLVLGGVKNGEKYLGTVNMIGVHYQDNHVATGFGNHLAVPILRDEWKEDLSFEDGVRLLEKCMRVLLYRDRSAVNKLQIAKITEGDVSISPPYSLKTYWDFAAFKNPTASAEGSW
- the LOC141656541 gene encoding LOW QUALITY PROTEIN: protein APEM9 (The sequence of the model RefSeq protein was modified relative to this genomic sequence to represent the inferred CDS: deleted 1 base in 1 codon); protein product: MEDVEPSKITASPPSNSLSWDDIDLAERYLVCGMFEDAADLASSILTRIHDNVYENTTTEIVDMIESTAMVLVQAWRAFGRTSDLMNELECYFRSVTEIPIQVVLHSACIQVSSGNPSGVCKFLEKFLAKWQFENERYYALTSLNLEKTDAAACAEESTLEVAEYLEAVEFYAFTLLAGVLNDVDHAILWIEKAQLPEESRQDFLRRLISLNHMKSTSSKQDAISSPVAEEPESYPLSKKEIKQSDKATIVFSNQGLKQSIWSRLQNITARCYKYLDASNGRIFLGCLIFLTCYFIRKKRETIMRILQRRALALKQAIADIWQLAFSYQVNPLAAVQSLPAPPANRSR